The following proteins come from a genomic window of Irregularibacter muris:
- the yunB gene encoding sporulation protein YunB, with product MRNKRKFTTFFVVFISIVIIIYAFIFVDRQIRPTVEALSEVQARIIGTQAINDGISEVLATDINYNDLIDIMKDEQGNITLMQANTVAINMMSSNIVSAVQNKMKVVSNKILRIPLGNILGSQVLSSYGPKFDIEIIPAGSVIVDFYTEFEQAGINQTIHRIYLKVTTKVQIIAPLSSKAVEIISNVPIAETVIVGRVPESYINIPNDLENKDLLNIINP from the coding sequence TTGAGAAATAAAAGAAAGTTTACAACCTTCTTTGTGGTGTTTATATCTATAGTTATTATTATATATGCATTTATATTTGTAGATAGACAAATTAGACCTACAGTGGAGGCTTTATCAGAAGTGCAAGCAAGAATTATCGGTACCCAAGCAATTAACGATGGGATAAGCGAAGTCTTAGCAACAGATATAAACTATAATGATTTAATTGATATTATGAAGGATGAACAAGGAAATATAACATTAATGCAAGCCAATACCGTTGCTATAAATATGATGTCGTCAAATATCGTGTCGGCAGTTCAAAATAAGATGAAGGTGGTTAGTAATAAAATACTTAGAATTCCACTGGGAAATATTTTAGGAAGTCAGGTTTTATCCAGCTATGGTCCTAAATTTGATATAGAAATTATACCAGCAGGTTCAGTAATCGTAGATTTTTATACAGAATTTGAACAGGCGGGAATTAATCAGACCATACATAGAATCTATCTAAAAGTAACAACAAAAGTTCAAATTATCGCACCCTTATCTAGTAAAGCAGTAGAAATTATATCCAATGTACCTATAGCCGAGACAGTGATAGTTGGGAGAGTACCTGAAAGCTACATTAATATACCAAATGATTTAGAAAATAAAGATCTTCTAAATATAATCAATCCATAA